The following are encoded in a window of Polynucleobacter sp. VK25 genomic DNA:
- the rpmF gene encoding 50S ribosomal protein L32: MAVQQNKKSPSKRGMHRAHDFLTAPATAVEATTGEAHLRHHISPNGYYRGRKVVKTKND; encoded by the coding sequence ATGGCCGTTCAACAAAACAAAAAATCACCTTCCAAACGTGGCATGCACCGTGCGCACGACTTCTTGACCGCACCTGCTACGGCTGTTGAAGCCACAACTGGTGAGGCTCATTTGCGCCACCACATTTCACCTAACGGCTACTATCGTGGTCGTAAAGTTGTTAAAACTAAAAACGACTAA
- a CDS encoding YceD family protein, with the protein MNRNQVLPQVELSAEPSALKRIDFCAPQSYKGAGFLGILDMPRVAEEASAVSPGDGFHWSVETYFEDSPGSEPHQILELGLKGRLNLICQRCLQDCAVDLDEKRRFILVLTDSEADEYPLEDEEQEPLVVNQHFNLLETIEDEVLLSLPLIPKHPDGFCEPHASTFGDGDEEGASNERENPFNILKNMKKN; encoded by the coding sequence ATGAATCGTAATCAAGTTTTACCTCAAGTCGAACTATCTGCTGAGCCTAGCGCTTTAAAGAGGATAGATTTTTGTGCCCCTCAATCTTACAAAGGCGCAGGATTTCTTGGCATCCTAGACATGCCAAGAGTGGCAGAAGAGGCTTCGGCCGTCAGTCCAGGCGATGGCTTTCATTGGTCTGTGGAGACTTATTTTGAAGATTCTCCTGGAAGCGAGCCTCATCAAATTCTCGAATTAGGCCTAAAAGGGCGTCTAAACCTCATCTGCCAGCGTTGTTTGCAGGATTGTGCGGTTGATTTGGACGAAAAACGTCGATTTATTCTGGTTTTGACAGATTCTGAGGCCGATGAATACCCTCTTGAGGACGAGGAGCAAGAGCCCCTGGTCGTAAATCAACACTTCAACCTCCTGGAAACCATTGAGGATGAGGTTTTGCTGTCTTTGCCGCTGATTCCAAAACATCCCGATGGTTTTTGTGAGCCCCATGCATCCACCTTTGGGGATGGGGATGAGGAGGGGGCCTCAAATGAGCGGGAAAATCCCTTTAACATATTGAAAAATATGAAGAAAAACTGA
- a CDS encoding Maf family nucleotide pyrophosphatase — protein sequence MSSFQNPPLILGSTSQYRRELLERLRIPFEVISPKVDETPLTGESTLDLALRLAHAKAAAVAKQHPDTWVIGSDQVADLCGAAIGKPGNFERALAQLQLMRGQTVTFQTALCLMKGEAQTTLCIPTEVTFRKLPDSALEAYLMAEEPYDCAGSAKSEGLGISLLESIKSADPTALIGLPLIALTGLLRDAGFVIPPKK from the coding sequence ATGAGTAGTTTCCAAAACCCACCCCTAATCCTGGGATCTACATCCCAATACCGCCGCGAACTATTAGAGCGTCTGCGTATTCCATTTGAAGTCATTTCACCGAAGGTCGATGAAACACCACTTACTGGCGAGAGCACCCTTGATTTAGCGCTACGCCTAGCACATGCCAAAGCAGCAGCGGTTGCTAAACAACATCCAGATACTTGGGTGATTGGCTCTGATCAAGTTGCGGATCTCTGTGGCGCAGCGATTGGCAAACCCGGAAATTTTGAAAGAGCACTAGCGCAGCTACAACTCATGCGTGGTCAAACTGTAACCTTTCAAACAGCACTGTGTTTGATGAAGGGTGAAGCGCAAACTACGTTATGCATTCCTACTGAAGTCACCTTTCGCAAACTTCCAGACAGCGCTCTCGAGGCTTACCTGATGGCTGAAGAACCTTATGATTGCGCTGGTAGTGCCAAGTCAGAAGGGCTTGGCATCAGCCTACTAGAGTCAATCAAGAGTGCTGACCCAACCGCTTTAATTGGCTTACCCCTGATTGCCTTAACAGGCTTATTACGTGATGCTGGTTTCGTAATTCCACCCAAGAAATAA